From the Pseudomonas baltica genome, one window contains:
- a CDS encoding LysR family transcriptional regulator: MAAYNLRQLKYFITTVECGSVAEASRKLYIAQPSISTAVKHLEESFGVQLFIRHHAQGVTLTPGGARFYRKALELLRVAHEFEQNALADNEVVGGQIDIGCFETVAPLYLPRLIAGFRDRWPGVEIRIRDGEQQELVQALTSGSIDLAMLYEHDLDSTIDTVPLMAPQQPYALLPEGHRFARQAKVSLSDLVLEPMVLLDVLPSRNYFVSIFEERGLTPNIQFSSPSIEMVRGMVGCGFGFSILVTRPHSPYTYDGHKLVCVPLAERVTSSGLSAAWLRRGQLTKPAQLFVDHCREVLAPKVAEPVLLA; encoded by the coding sequence ATGGCTGCCTACAACCTTCGACAACTGAAATATTTCATCACCACGGTCGAATGCGGCAGTGTGGCCGAGGCCTCACGCAAGCTTTATATCGCTCAGCCGTCGATTTCTACCGCAGTGAAGCATCTGGAAGAAAGTTTCGGGGTCCAGCTGTTCATCCGCCACCATGCCCAGGGTGTGACACTGACTCCGGGAGGCGCGCGTTTCTACCGCAAGGCCCTGGAGCTGCTGCGGGTCGCCCATGAGTTCGAGCAGAACGCCCTGGCCGACAACGAAGTCGTCGGCGGGCAGATCGACATCGGTTGCTTCGAGACCGTAGCGCCGCTGTACCTGCCGCGCCTGATCGCCGGTTTTCGCGATCGCTGGCCGGGAGTGGAAATCCGCATCCGCGACGGTGAACAGCAGGAGCTGGTCCAGGCGCTGACGTCCGGCAGTATCGATCTGGCAATGCTCTACGAGCATGATCTGGACAGCACCATCGACACGGTACCGCTGATGGCACCGCAACAGCCCTACGCCTTGTTGCCCGAGGGGCATCGTTTTGCCCGGCAGGCCAAGGTGTCGTTGAGCGATCTGGTGCTTGAGCCCATGGTATTGCTGGATGTCTTGCCAAGCCGCAACTACTTCGTGAGTATTTTCGAGGAGCGTGGGCTGACCCCGAACATCCAGTTCAGCTCACCGTCGATCGAGATGGTGCGCGGTATGGTCGGCTGCGGATTCGGCTTCTCGATCCTGGTGACCCGCCCACACTCGCCCTATACCTACGATGGGCACAAGCTGGTCTGCGTGCCCTTGGCCGAGCGGGTCACCAGCTCGGGCCTGTCGGCGGCCTGGCTGCGTCGCGGGCAATTGACCAAGCCGGCGCAGTTGTTCGTCGATCACTGCCGCGAGGTGCTGGCACCCAAGGTGGCCGAGCCCGTCCTGCTGGCTTGA
- a CDS encoding DUF1028 domain-containing protein, with protein sequence MTFSIVGRCAETGQLGIAISSSSIAVGARCPWLRPGVGAVVTQNITLPALGPQVLEHMEFGLEPTLALERTLIHNGFNPFRQLSAIDHLGRTAHFTGSETLGTHRALAGEQCVGAGNLLASASVIEALVHGFETTGGQLADRLLAALQAALAAGGEAGPVHSAALVVVGELTWPIVDLRIDWAAQDPIGQLALLWAAYRPQMDDYILRALDPAKAPSYGVPGDK encoded by the coding sequence ATGACGTTCTCAATCGTCGGCCGTTGCGCCGAAACCGGTCAGTTGGGCATTGCGATCAGCTCCTCCTCCATTGCCGTAGGCGCTCGCTGCCCTTGGCTGCGGCCGGGTGTGGGCGCCGTGGTGACGCAGAACATCACCTTGCCGGCGCTAGGTCCGCAAGTGCTCGAACACATGGAGTTTGGCCTGGAGCCGACACTGGCACTGGAGCGCACGCTAATCCACAATGGCTTCAACCCGTTCCGACAGCTGTCGGCCATCGATCATCTGGGCCGCACCGCGCATTTCACCGGCAGCGAAACCCTGGGCACCCATCGCGCGTTGGCGGGCGAGCAGTGCGTGGGCGCCGGTAACCTGCTGGCCAGTGCGTCGGTGATCGAGGCGTTGGTGCATGGCTTCGAGACCACCGGCGGGCAACTGGCGGATCGGCTACTGGCGGCGCTGCAAGCGGCACTCGCTGCGGGTGGCGAAGCCGGCCCGGTGCATTCGGCGGCGTTAGTGGTGGTGGGGGAATTGACCTGGCCCATCGTCGATCTGCGCATCGACTGGGCGGCGCAGGATCCCATCGGCCAACTGGCCCTGCTCTGGGCGGCGTATCGCCCGCAAATGGACGATTACATCCTGCGTGCTCTCGACCCGGCCAAAGCCCCGAGCTACGGCGTGCCTGGCGATAAATGA
- a CDS encoding ABC transporter ATP-binding protein, with amino-acid sequence MSTLTQLPHASPGQAPVQSVNGAAVKLRVEGLGKRYGNIDALHALDLQVRSGELLTLLGASGSGKTTLLQIISGLVAPTSGRILIDDRDQTHAPAHQRDIGVVFQNYALFPHLTVAQNVGFALDMRAVSRNEAQRRISEALTMVGLDSMHQRFPRELSGGQQQRVALARCFIYKPSLILMDEPLSALDRKLRETMQMEIKRLHRETGSTIIFVTHDQDEALALSDRICMMHNGRIEQIDDPQTMYERPRTLAVARFIGISNVLEGKVLPGNRLDGADGNVALPEGHGAQANQSGALVIRPEHLHAVAAEQGALQGQVVDSVYAGVETRVVVRLASGNLLVVRRSGGDAPLTIGSRIGLEWLAQHARFLPA; translated from the coding sequence TTGAGCACGCTGACCCAGCTACCGCACGCATCGCCAGGCCAAGCCCCTGTCCAGTCCGTCAACGGCGCAGCGGTCAAGCTTCGAGTCGAGGGCCTGGGCAAGCGCTATGGCAATATCGACGCCTTGCATGCCCTCGACCTGCAAGTGCGCAGCGGCGAATTGCTGACCCTGCTCGGGGCTTCGGGCTCCGGCAAGACCACACTCTTGCAGATCATCAGCGGCCTGGTCGCGCCCACCAGCGGCCGAATCCTGATCGATGATCGCGACCAGACCCACGCCCCGGCGCACCAGCGCGACATCGGCGTGGTATTCCAGAATTACGCGCTGTTCCCGCACCTGACCGTCGCCCAGAACGTCGGCTTTGCCCTGGACATGCGCGCAGTCTCGCGCAATGAAGCGCAACGGCGCATCAGCGAGGCGCTGACCATGGTCGGCCTCGATTCCATGCATCAGCGTTTCCCGCGCGAACTGTCCGGCGGCCAGCAACAACGGGTCGCGCTGGCCCGCTGCTTCATCTACAAGCCTTCGCTGATCCTGATGGACGAACCGCTGTCTGCGCTGGATCGCAAGCTGCGTGAAACCATGCAGATGGAGATCAAGCGTCTGCACCGCGAAACCGGCTCGACGATCATTTTCGTCACCCACGATCAGGACGAAGCGCTGGCGCTGTCTGACCGCATCTGCATGATGCACAACGGTCGCATCGAGCAGATCGATGATCCGCAGACGATGTACGAGCGCCCGCGCACCCTCGCCGTGGCGCGCTTCATCGGTATTTCCAACGTGCTGGAAGGCAAGGTGCTGCCCGGCAATCGCCTCGACGGCGCCGATGGCAACGTCGCACTGCCCGAGGGCCATGGCGCGCAGGCGAACCAGTCCGGCGCGCTGGTGATCCGCCCCGAACACCTGCATGCAGTGGCCGCCGAGCAGGGCGCCTTGCAGGGGCAAGTCGTCGACTCGGTGTACGCGGGCGTCGAGACCCGTGTGGTGGTACGCCTGGCTTCAGGCAATTTGTTGGTCGTGCGCCGTTCGGGCGGCGATGCGCCATTGACGATCGGCAGTCGAATCGGTCTCGAATGGCTCGCGCAGCACGCTCGCTTTCTTCCCGCGTAA